A window of the Lactuca sativa cultivar Salinas chromosome 5, Lsat_Salinas_v11, whole genome shotgun sequence genome harbors these coding sequences:
- the LOC111889393 gene encoding microtubule-associated protein 70-2 gives MATVQVSNGAISDSSPLRKSPSFRYARKKSISRTATEIDDIINHLHGSDPVRFELNRLENQLRDKDRELGDAYTEIKALKYQEHLKEKAVEELNDELNKVDEKLKKTESLLESKNLEIKKINDEKKQALAAQFAAEATLRRVHAAQKDDEIPPIEAIIAPLEAELKLVRMEVSKLQDDNRALDRLCKSKEAALLEAERTVEIAMAKASMVDDLQNKNQELMKQIEICQEENRILDKMNRQKVSEVERLTQTVGELEEAVLAGGAAANAVRDYQRRMQEINEEKRVLDRELARARISANRVAVVVANDWKDADNKVMPVKQWLEERRVFQGEMQHLKEKLTIAERTAKAEAQLKEKYLLRFKVLEERFKSLSSPRKTGLPERPVSNGRQSLGGLEKISRSSSSRFSSRNLPKNGSMMSTSSKIHDCSKLVDDHDDHDDDGFEENGKDKSNHKHKDFVSGMLYDMLQKEVLNLNKACHLKDQNLKDKDNTIEILARNVETLNRAMEVEGKRTRREIAAMEKELAALRLGVGKGRESQIARRTSAPRSRVMS, from the exons ATGGCTACTGTTCAAGTAAGCAACGGCGCAATTTCCGATTCTTCTCCGTTAAGGAAGTCGCCGTCGTTCCGGTACGCTCGGAAGAAGTCCATATCACGAACAGCCACGGAGATTGACGATATCATTAATCACTTACATGGCTCCGATCCTGTTCGTTTTGAGCTCAACCGCCTCGAAAACCAATTACGAG ATAAAGATAGGGAATTGGGAGATGCATATACAGAAATCAAGGCATTGAAGTACCAAGAGCATCTTAAAGAGAAGGCAGTGGAAGAG CTAAATGATGAGCTAAACAAAGTTGATGAAAAGCTTAAGAAAACTGAATCCCTTTTGGAAAGCAAG AATTTAGAGATTAAGAAGATAAACGATGAGAAAAAGCAAGCTTTAGCTGCACAATTTGCTGCAGAAGCCACCCTTCGAAGAGTTCATGCAGCCCAAAAAGATGATGAGATACCTCCTATCGAAGCCATTATCGCTCCATTGGAGGCAGAACTCAAGTTGGTTAGGATGGAG GTATCAAAGTTGCAGGATGACAACAGAGCACTTGATCGCCTCTGTAAATCTAAAGAAGCTGCTCTTTTGGAGGCAGAAAGAACTGTTGAAATAGCCATGGCAAAAGCATCCATGGTTGATGATCTTCAGAACAAAAACCAGGAACTCATGAAACAGATTGAGATATGTCAG GAGGAAAACAGGATCTTGGATAAAATGAACAGACAGAAAGTTTCAGAGGTTGAAAGGCTAACTCAAACTGTCGGTGAGCTTGAGGAAGCTGTTTTGGCTGGTGGAGCTGCTGCCAATGCTGTTCGTGATTATCAACGCAGGATGCAAGAGATAAAT GAAGAGAAGAGAGTCTTGGACCGTGAACTTGCACGTGCTAGAATTTCAGCAAATCGAGTAGCTGTCGTTGTGGCAAATGACTGGAAAGATGCAGACAACAAAGTAATGCCTGTTAAGCAATGGCTCGAAGAACGAAGAGTTTTCCAG GGAGAAATGCAGCATCTAAAGGAGAAGCTAACAATTGCCGAACGCACAGCAAAGGCAGAAGCACAGTTAAaa GAAAAATATCTTTTGCGTTTCAAAGTGTTGGAGGAAAGATTTAAATCATTGTCATCTCCTCGTAAGACTGGGCTACCAGAAAGACCTGTGAGCAATGGACGCCAGTCTCTAGGAGGACTTGAAAAGATATCAAGATCATCATCAAGTAGATTTTCATCAAGAAATTTACCCAAAAATGGGAGCATGATGAGTACCTCGTCAAAAATACATGATTGTAGCAAATTAGTAGATGATCATGATGATCATGATGATGATGGATTTGAAGAGAATGGGAAAGATAAGTCGAATCACAAACATAAAGATTTTGTTTCCGGAAtgttgtatgatatgttacaAAAGGAGGTTTTGAACTTGAACAAAGCTTGTCATCTAAAAGATCAAAACCTTAAAGACAAAGACAACACAATTGAG atATTGGCAAGGAATGTTGAGACACTAAATAGGGCAATGGAGGTCGAGGGTAAAAGAACAAGGAGAGAAATAGCTGCCATGGAAAAGGAGCTTGCTGCATTGCGTCTTGGTGTTGGTAAAGGGCGGGAAAGTCAAATCGCACGTCGAACTAGTGCTCCTAG GAGTCGAGTGATGAGTTGA